One segment of Chlorocebus sabaeus isolate Y175 chromosome 26, mChlSab1.0.hap1, whole genome shotgun sequence DNA contains the following:
- the FEM1B gene encoding protein fem-1 homolog B isoform X2 codes for MLSLIVKSFHHLVHTICLKRYVIDGATALWCAAGAGHFEVVKLLVSHGANVNHTTVTNSTPLRAACFDGRLDIVKYLVENNANISIANKYDNTCLMIAAYKGHTDVVRYLLEQRADPNAKAHCGATALHFAAEAGHIDIVKELIKWRAAIVVNGHGMTPLKVAAESCKADVVELLLSHADCDRRSRIEALELLGASFANDRENYDIIKTYHYLYLAMLERFQDGDNILEKEVLPPIHAYGNRTECRNPQELESIRQDRDALHMEGLIVRERILGADNIDVSHPIIYRGAVYADNMEFEQCIKLWLHALHLRQKGNRNTHKDLLRFAQVFSQMIHLNETVKAPDIECVLRCSVLEIEQSMNRVKNISDADVHNAMDNYECNLYTFLYLVCISTKTQCSEEDQCKINKQIYNLIHLDPRTREGFTLLHLAVNSNTPVDDFHTNDVCSFPNALVTKLLLDCGAEVNAVDNEGNSALHIIVQYNRPISDFLTLHSIIISLVEAGAHTDMTNKQNKTPLDKSTTGVSEILLKTQMKMSLKCLAARAVRANDINYQDQIPRTLEEFVGFH; via the exons ATGTTATCTCTTATTGTGAAAAGTTTCCATCATCTGGTGCATACTATTTGTTTGAAAAG GTATGTCAttgatggtgccactgctcttTGGTGTGCAGCTGGAGCAGGACATTTTGAAGTTGTTAAACTTCTAGTCAGCCATGGAGCCAACGTGAATCATACCACAGTAACTAATTCAACCCCCCTGCGGGCAGCATGCTTTGATGGCAGACTGGACATTGTGAAATACTTGGTTGAAAATAATGCCAACATCAGCATTGCCAACAAATATGACAACACCTGCCTAATGATTGCAGCATATAAGGGACACACTGATGTGGTCAGATACCTTTTAGAACAACGTGCTGATCCCAATGCTAAAGCACATTGTGGAGCCACAGCATTGCACTTTGCAGCTGAAGCTGGGCACATAGATATTGTGAAAGAGCTGATAAAATGGCGTGCTGCTATAGTAGTGAATGGCCATGGGATGACGCCATTGAAAGTAGCTGCCGAAAGCTGTAAAGCTGATGTCGTTGAACTGTTGCTCTCTCATGCTGATTGTGACCGAAGAAGTCGGATTGAAGCTTTGGAACTCTTGGGTGCCTCCTTTGCAAATGACCGTGAGAACTATGACATCATAAAGACATACCACTATCTATATTTAGCCATGTTAGAGAGGTTTCAAGATGGTGATAACATTCTCGAAAAAGAGGTTCTTCCACCAATCCATGCTTATGGGAATAGAACTGAATGTAGAAATCCTCAGGAACTGGAGTCCATTCGGCAAGACAGAGATGCTCTTCATATGGAAGGCCTTATAGTTCGGGAACGGATTTTAGGTGCTGACAATATTGATGTTTCTCATCCCATCATTTACAGGGGAGCTGTTTATGCGGATAACATGGAATTTGAGCAGTGTATCAAGTTGTGGCTTCACGCCCTGCACCTCAGACAAAAAGGTAACAGGAACACCCACAAGGATCTTCTTCGATTTGCTCAAGTTTTCTCACAAATGATACATTTGAATGAAACTGTGAAGGCCCCAGACATAGAATGTGTTTTGAGATGCAGTGTTTTGGAAATAGAACAAAGTATGAACAGAGTGAAAAATATATCAGATGCTGATGTCCACAATGCTATGGACAATTATGAATGTAATCTCTATACCTTTCTGTATTTAGTatgcatctctaccaaaacacagTGCAGCGAAGAAGATCAGTGCAAAATTAACAAGCAGATATACAACCTGATTCACCTTGATCCCAGAACTCGTgaaggtttcaccttgttgcatCTGGCTGTCAATTCCAATACTCCGGTTGATGATTTCCACACCAATGACGTCTGCAGCTTTCCAAACGCACTTGTCACAAAGCTCCTACTGGACTGTGGTGCAGAGGTGAATGCCGTGGACAATGAGGGAAACAGTGCCCTTCATATTATCGTTCAGTACAACAGGCCCATCAGTGATTTTTTGACCTTGCACTCCATCATCATTAGCCTAGTTGAAGCTGGAGCTCACACTGACATGACGAAtaaacagaataagactccgCTAGACAAAAGTACAACTGGGGTATCTGAAATACTACTTAAAACTCAAATGAAGATGAGTCTCAAGTGCCTGGCTGCCCGAGCAGTTCGGGCTAATGACATTAACTACCAAGACCAGATCCCCAGAACTCTTGAAGAGTTTGTTGGATTTCATTAA